The sequence ttgatgtaacgagagttactagATCAATTAATTTATATAGGTTATTGAGAAATAAATAGATAGGTTGAATTGCACCGGGACACCGGTGTAATTAGATTAGTAATTAAtcccatcaattgagtaggtaattgtgaagcctaaagagggacaccgatttacccttcaactgaatcataatcttgagtagttaatattgattgattgtgttcttcagaagcgtatgggagaccaacgtgaaaaaccgacactttcatgatagaattagtatctaagttagggacaccagcttatcttactaattgattaatgaacttggttaacgagagttatacttagggatttaattacattgttcttaataaaagcaatcaggaacctagggaattgaatctaagtgaatacccctTATCTATTTGTACTCGTTTTTAATttctttgttttaattaattttaaatcaaaacccctttttacaactaaaatctttagaataattaatagtttcaAATCCTAAACTTTGCTCCTTGTGGACGAATTCGTAagtatattacaataagattaggtgtgttttacgcctatcaaatttttggcgccgctgctggggagcggtatttcttaggattttacaagcttttagttattcgatcctttcgtgggaaCTTGTTTCCGCGAAAGTTACTTTTCtgttattttttattttcagtttTACGCTTTGTTTTTTTGGTGGTGTGAGCACAGGTTAGGTactaataactctggaaccgtctagagtttatcatacacgcagcaaagctaaagttGAGCAAGAAATCGCCGAAGGTTTCTTAGAGTTACCATTTTATATTCCGGACTTTGAATATATTAAGAAGGAGGAAGATATAATAAGTGATCCAGCTTTAGGTCAATCCATGGAAGCTTTAAAgaaagccacaagggctggtaaTGGACATGGCATTAGACAACCGGCAGTCAACATAGATTTTGAGGTCAAGGGGCAGATTCTTAACATGATAACTCATCAATGTCAGatcaggggtacaccgaaagaggatgcattcgagcaccTTCAAAATTTTAAGAGTATTTGTAATTTGTTCAAGGTTGCTCAGGTTGAAGATACTGTTAtttatttgagggtttttccttggtctttgaaagatgacaCCAAGGACTGGTTAGAATCATTGCCTGAAGGTGATATTGATAGTTGGACTACGATGAAAGATAAGTTTCTGCTGCGTTTCTTTCCAGCTTCTAAGGCTGCTCAATTGCAAAGTGACATTAATCACTTCACTCAtaagccacatgagacactttatgatgcatgGACATGGTTTGGTAAGATGTTACGTAATTGTcgtcaacacgggttgaacaacttcaataaggtccagaTCTTCTATaaaggtgttaatgtgccgacgaggaaagaaatagatattgctgcaggtggttctttgatgaaaaagactccggatgaatCTTACAACATCATCTCCGAAACAGCTACGCATtcttatgattggcatcaagagatggatgtttctcgctcttctcatgtcgctagtaccgaaactagagatgagctcgcatcggttagagcacaactagcaactgttaaaagacaaatgaaatcgatgactaaagagatgcatgctATGAAAGTTGGTTGTGAGTTATGTCAAGGGCCACATCTCACAAAGGATTGTAATCAGGCATCTATGGAAGAGCAGGTGAACTACTTGGGTAATCAATACAATAATCAGTACCAAGGAGGTAGTTCGGGTTATCAAAGGAACGGACCACCGGGGTTcgttaatcgaaatcaaaataaGTCATATGTGGATAAGGGTCCTTCATTAGAGGAGTTGTTGCAGGGTTTTGTAATAAAGACGGATGAAAGCATCACGGCGTTGAGGCAAGATAGTGAATCAACAAAACAGCAAGTGAGAAGTCAACAGGcctcgattcagaatttagaacggGATGTGGGGCATATAGCTCAGTCGCTCACGGAGGGACCATCGGGTGCTCTCCCTTCGAATACGCAAGCCAATCCGAATGTCAATGGGCCACCCCGAACAATCTTGACTAATAATAACCGAAGTGATATGAAAAATAaagtgcctcaggttcctaccTATTCGCATGTTAATGCTTTTTCTGGTGATGAGGGTTATGATTTCGATGAGGTTATTCCTACTTATACTCATAATGGTGTAGACAGTTGGATTCGAGTTAGTGATATAACTCTCGCGTATGGTAATTACTTGATGAGTTTGATGACGGGGAGTTCTTCTAGTTTGGGTAATCAAGAGTCGAAAGTGAAGAGTGTTGAGACTACCGAGTCTCCTGAGTTTAATGTTGATGAGATTAAAGTGGAAGAAGAGGTGAAACCTTCACATAAGTTGAAAGTGTACAAGCCGCCCATTCCATATCCAAGAGCTATTCAGTCCGAGCAACCAAAGGACACTTTTTGTAAGTCTATTAATTCTAATGAAAATATTTATGTGCATGTACCTTTAGTTGATgttcttgcaggtatgcccaattatGGAAAATTTTTGAAAGATTTAATGGCAAAGAAGGGTGAGCATGAGCAGGCATCCTCCGCGTTTCTTGAAGCGGAATGTGCTGCTATTTTGGAAAAGAGTGATATGCCACCAAAGTTAGGTGATCCCGGGCCATTCATAGTGCCCTGTAGGATTGATGACTCTGAAATTTTTAGGTGTTTAACTGATTCAGGTgagagtatcaatcttatgccattaTCTGTTTATTCACGTTTGGGTTTAGATGAACTTAAGTCGACTAATACTGGAGTTAGATTGATTAACCAGTCAATTAGTAAAcccatagggattgctgaaaatttGGTGATTAAAATAGGTGAATTAGAGTTCCCAGCAGACTTTGTGGTTGTTGATATGCCGAAGGATAAAGTTGTACCCAttgttttaggtagaccatttttagcaactgcaggTGCATTAACTGAATGGAGGACTTGTAACTTGATTTTGAGAGATAGTGGTAAAACTTTAAGTTTTCAGACAAAGTTTAGTGTTAAACCAACACCTACACCCATTGATTCTGTGAATGTGCTAACTAGTGAAACTGATAATGTTAAAACTAAGACTAGTAGAAAGCCTAAGTGTAGGGGTGGAGTTATTAAAGAAAAACCCGTGGTTAAACTGCCCGATGATAGTGTTGTTGATAGGTCTATGCGAAGGTTATTCGGGCGGGTTAAGAAAGCGATGAATGAGAAAGATGAGCAGTTAAGACTCCGGTTAGTTTCTAATTTATCTAAAAAAGAAAAGGTAAAGTTGAGGGAACTGACTAGGGAGTCAAGTGCCGCGGATGATTGGTTGTTAAGTATATTTGGTGATGGTAGTGTTGAAAATGGTGGTTCCCATGTTGTGAAGAAGGAGGGAACCCACCATCCGGGCATCAGTTGAGAGGAAGGTGGAGTCTAGTGCAAGACTCGTTAATAAACTTGCACAATGTAAAATTTGTATATTGAGTGAGTTTTAAAACTTAAAAAACCCTAAAaatttgaaaaaacccaaaaatccaaaaatatttttctttttgtattttgtTCTTTTTTAATCATTGCAGGTACTACATAATGTGATGACAATCGAGGAATGGCCGTCAGTGCAGAGCCATCTGTCACTTCGTTTCGCGATTATATTGCTCTACATCCGGTTATGTTTTTCTCATTAactctattgtcctctcgaatttatatttgatttatctgatttcatgtaaatgggggcattacatgatcttaagtgtggggagagatataaattctcgAAGATGTAATACACTTGGCTTGAGTCGTATTTTTGATTAAATTGTTGAAAAATTTAGGAAACTTTAAAATTTTTGACTCGTTAAAAAGCCAAGTGTAGTTTTTTTTTATTAAGCAAATGTTATCACTTTTGTAAGCCAAATTGTGCAGGTACCTCATTGATTCTGGTGTTTTGTATTTTATTTTGCGTGAGTGTGTGTAAtaaagaagcaaagtcttccagGATTTTCAAAAAAAAccaaaattgtaggatgattcaagtgcatccataaaggaagtcaagtctttcgaatgcccgtcttacttagtgtaggagacttcctaatctacatcttTCGAATGCCTGTCTTTCGAATGCACGATGTTTTACGAcgatgtatcgtactgtgggaagaggagccttgagcttcaaccgtgctgtcgttttatgtaagagcaatggcttcgtgctagcgtttgcttagacaacatacgccatggccaaaagccatggtaacctttaaaatacgggaatgtagtatatgcttcctacattttcttaaaattagcataaaagctaagatgcgtgggaagtggggtccaaggaccttaactaaaactttaaacaagtgtttaaacacttccgggagaatcgagtcctcccatgttgttcttaggaagtaaagtcttccgaacttgtaagtaaagtcttacaagtaaagtttgtttcaaaagaccattgcttgaaagtaaagtctttcaggtttcTTGTAATAGACCCCCcgaaaaatttacacccaaggtaggTCGCTTAAGTGCAACTACCCGTGCGGCTATCCCATAATCGGAAAGGCTTGTATGCACACCGGCTTTTGAgccaaattatggaattgatggacctcttatttagccacgtggggcactaattccacgaacctccgtcaatgcttttaccctactatgagagaaaccatagagttgtgatagaaagcttgatgagtgtcgGTCATCCTATTcccggattgaccataaagataggggtaaccagtcccctacgctttggcgcacccaccttaacccAATTTTAGAATTGACAattatatttggaattgacgaatcactggtgttttgggggcatggaggtgaaagAGGGATAGCCATAGCGGGTTGATTAGAGGAGCATACTTTTTGAAGGCGTACACTTTATACACGATAGACTCCTTGGCGAACGGTAATTTTATGATTTTCATGGTGATTGGAGCTTATGATATATATCTTGCTGACACTTTGAGTGATTTTGTTGAGTTGATGGCTATCCTGAGAATCCTacataattggtcaaagtcaaggaggtCAAAAGTTTGAGTTTGTAACATTTTATACTTGATGATTGATGTTTGATGACCTTTTCGAagatgaagttgactttgaccggggaATGGTTGTTTTGGGTAGACTTATGCTTGAATCATGGTTGAATGTTGATGGTATTTGATTGAAGACTTGAGCCTTGCACTAATTTTGTTGAAGATCACACGTTTTGGGTTTAAGTGCTTATGAGGATAATAACGGTATGTCTTGATCTTTTTATTGAAGACGCTTCGGGTACATTTAATCTTGTATTGGATTTATTATTTTGAAGATaagcttacttgaggacaagcaagattcAAGTGTGGGGAAATTTGATATcgctccaattatatatatatttagtcacGATATCGGTTTCTAATATTATGGTTTTGAGAAGATTTGAAGACTTTTGTGCATGTTTAAGTGAAAATAACTATTAGAGTTCAAGAAGTCGTTATGGTATTATTAAGTTTGATTTTAGCAAGAATTTAGCTCAAAATGATGTTGAAGTCTAAAGTCCaacaagaaagaaaagaaaagtgtGGTTTCCATCTAATTAATTTTTGGGCCGGTTGTTAGTCGTTAATTAATCATGGGCTGATTGCAAGCTAAAACTAAAAGTTAGATGGCAAATATTAAACTGATGGGCTGAATTTCGATTGAATATGAAAAGAGGCGGTGGATATTTTCTTGGTGAGCACGGATATTTGCAATTATATAAGAATATGGAACCATATTATTTTTACGGGGTACGATTAGATAGATTAGATTaggttttttaatttttattattttctttgttTTGGCCTCCTGGTAGGCGACAACAATAAGGCAGCCACTATTTTTATTcatcgtttaattattttaatcttCATGAGGTTATATTGAATTTAATTTTAGTGGAGGCTGAGAACAACTTTGAAGACTTATTTTGTGAGTAAAGCTGTCTCTTCTGAATTTTGTTTTGCATCAAACAATCAATAATATTTATTTGAAGTTTACGTTTATACAATGATTTATTCAAAGTTCTTGATTTATTTGATTGTTGATTCACTCGTATTCATGAGTAGCTAAATCTCTTGTATTTGCTTAGATTATTGAACCTATGTGAAAGATTGCTTGATCTtttgtatttattaataattactcttGCTTGTGATTCTTAATTACTCCCATTAATTGATCCCATTAATTATTAGTTTG comes from Rutidosis leptorrhynchoides isolate AG116_Rl617_1_P2 chromosome 4, CSIRO_AGI_Rlap_v1, whole genome shotgun sequence and encodes:
- the LOC139842824 gene encoding uncharacterized protein, which gives rise to MEALKKATRAGNGHGIRQPAVNIDFEVKGQILNMITHQCQIRGTPKEDAFEHLQNFKSICNLFKVAQVEDTVIYLRVFPWSLKDDTKDWLESLPEGDIDSWTTMKDKFLLRFFPASKAAQLQSDINHFTHKPHETLYDAWTWFGPHLTKDCNQASMEEQVNYLGNQYNNQYQGGSSGYQRNGPPGFVNRNQNKSYVDKGPSLEELLQGFVIKTDESITALRQDSESTKQQVRSQQASIQNLERDVGHIAQSLTEGPSGALPSNTQANPNVNGPPRTILTNNNRSDMKNKVPQVPTYSHVNAFSGDEGYDFDEVIPTYTHNGVDSWIRVSDITLAYGNYLMSLMTGSSSSLGNQESKVKSVETTESPEFNVDEIKVEEEVKPSHKLKVYKPPIPYPRAIQSEQPKDTFCKSINSNENIYVHVPLVDVLAGMPNYGKFLKDLMAKKGEHEQASSAFLEAECAAILEKSDMPPKLGDPGPFIVPCRIDDSEIFRCLTDSGESINLMPLSVYSRLGLDELKSTNTGVRLINQSISKPIGIAENLVIKIGELEFPADFVVVDMPKDKVVPIVLGRPFLATAGALTEWRTCNLILRDSGKTLSFQTKFSVKPTPTPIDSVNVLTSETDNVKTKTSRKPKCRGGVIKEKPVVKLPDDSVVDRSMRRLFGRVKKAMNEKDEQLRLRLVSNLSKKEKVKLRELTRESSAADDWLLSIFGDGSVENGGSHVLHNVMTIEEWPSVQSHLSLRFAIILLYIRLCFSH